The Lysobacter enzymogenes DNA segment TGATCGCTCAATGGCTCCGACCGCGTGTAGGGCCGATCCGCGATTTGCTTGGCGATCCGGTCGACCATGGTTGCGGAGTCGGCGCCCTGCTTCCAGTCGTTGTACATCTGTGCGAGCTCAAGTCCCGGCAAGTAGCCCAGGTCCTGCCAGCGCGCAGAGTACGTGGACTTGTCCTTGAGTTCGTCGATGATCGGGAACGCGTTGAAGATGGCCTGGGCTTCGAGCTTGCTTCGGTAGTCGACGTACTCCTCCTTGGAGCCGTCCACCGGGAACTTGATCGCGGCCGTGTTGTAGCGGTCGTGGCCGATCTCGTGCGCCAGGGTCGTGAACATCGACTGCTCCATGAGCAGGAACTTTTCGGCGTCCGGCCCGCGGAGCGCGTCATAGGTATTGCTGCCTATTCGAATGACCGGGGGCTCGGTGGCTTGGTAGTACGGCAGGTCGAGGCGCTGCGAGCTGTCGATCCGGCCGTCTTTGCGAAAGAATTCCGCGAAATCTTCGCTGGCATGAGGCGATTGCCTGATCCATTGTTTCGTGCGTTCAGGCATACGTGCAAATTCGGCACTGCCATCCAAGACGGCCAGGTCTTGACGATGCTTGGCGCTGCGGTCCGTGCTTTCCATCACTGCCCCGTTGCCCGTGGGTTCTGACACGGCTTGTCGGCCGCATCTTCCGCGCCTAGGCTAACGTCATGGAACAGGGAGTGTCGATTCGTATGAGACGTCCTAAGATTCGCAGCTACACAATCTGTGCGATTTTCTTGCTGTTATCTACAGGTTGCCTCAGTAAACCGGATGGAAATTCGGTGCGAAAGGAACACGTCGCCACATTGGAAGCGCAGGACATTCTTCGACTTCCGCTTGAGCAGGGAGCCGTTGGCTATGATCGCGTCGCCCAGGCGCTTCGTTCAGTGGTCCATTTCAAGCTGCTGCGGCAGGAGCCGCCCATTCTGAAAGCCGCGGGACCGATCACGCTCACCGACGGAATCGTTGTGAGTGACGTAACCGTTGAGGACTATAAGGGGCAACGGAAGTTGAGTTTGGCCTTCGACAGCGACAAGTGCTTTCCGCTCGCGCAAGTCGAGGGGATAACGGATGTGCAAATCGCGAAAGCTCTCCCGCAAGAGCACGACGACGAACACGGCCGCACCTTCACCACGAAGAGAAACGGCATGCTGGCGATAGTTTCTACCGCTGGGCCCGGCTCTGAATGCGTAGGCTCCATTGTGCTGACACAATCGGGAGCCTGATCGAGATTTCTCAGTGAGGTGCCCGTCGCGCGCCGCATCGCGCAGTCGCTGGGCGTCCCGCTCGCCTTCCTCTACGCCGACACCGACGTGCTGGCCGAGGCCATCCTGACCCTGGGCCTGCTGTCCAAGTCCGAGCAGCGCAAGGTCGTGGCGACCTCAAGGCCCGGCTGGCGCAGGCGGGCGGGGCGGGCGACTAGGGCCGACCGGTAGTTCGTTCGATAGCCAGGGGACTCGGCGTGTGCTGCGCCACCCTGGCGATAAATTCGCCAATCCATGCGCGCAACCGCAGGCTTATGCTTCGCGTAAGCCCCAGGAGACGAGCGGGGACGATCTAGGGTCCTAGAGCGCGCCGAAACTTGAGCGGCTTCGACGGATCATAGAAAAAGGCGGCCTAG contains these protein-coding regions:
- a CDS encoding XVIPCD domain-containing protein encodes the protein MESTDRSAKHRQDLAVLDGSAEFARMPERTKQWIRQSPHASEDFAEFFRKDGRIDSSQRLDLPYYQATEPPVIRIGSNTYDALRGPDAEKFLLMEQSMFTTLAHEIGHDRYNTAAIKFPVDGSKEEYVDYRSKLEAQAIFNAFPIIDELKDKSTYSARWQDLGYLPGLELAQMYNDWKQGADSATMVDRIAKQIADRPYTRSEPLSDQNQDGRLTHRDLYLRDYEYFRRSNPLPGQAPDAPHEPRTGSPPGRDEHSQASWRQTRELTREAFERQGRSLNPEALDCIAGCLATQAKRDGLDRIDHVVLSQHAGGEIGRNVIAVEGRLDDPAQKRSHVETQHASTVPLSDSLRALEAVTASVDQSLVHPTPTPDRPMAR